A genome region from Alphaproteobacteria bacterium includes the following:
- a CDS encoding sulfite exporter TauE/SafE family protein yields MTIDASLVRVIRFNALLAAIVWAGWYFIGGAQAVESISRNWVVALTMVFGSLVGGGTSEGGGAVAFPVFTKLLGIPPSEARVFSLAIQSIGMTCASLTILYMKTKIDWRVIRWCAPAGIAGIVFSTFAVMPYVAPPLVKICFTVMVSSLAIALFCMNAQGNIQRYPSLPVLRLPEKVLLIAAGFVGGILSGLVGCGENIAAFAVTVLLFRLCEKVATPTTVILMTLVTLVGFALHVFIVGDFTPVVQGYWLAAVPIVCIGAPLGAVICSRMSRRAIVNFLIGLISLEFLTTAWIIPMSPAVLATAGTTLLLCGWLNWKMCRTDIYTSRTRQSGTQENLLALT; encoded by the coding sequence ATGACCATCGATGCAAGCCTAGTCCGTGTGATCCGCTTCAATGCGCTGCTTGCCGCGATCGTCTGGGCGGGCTGGTATTTTATCGGCGGCGCACAGGCGGTCGAGAGTATTTCCCGCAACTGGGTCGTCGCACTGACGATGGTGTTCGGTTCTCTTGTCGGCGGCGGCACCAGCGAAGGCGGCGGGGCGGTCGCATTCCCCGTGTTCACCAAGCTGCTTGGCATTCCGCCGTCCGAGGCACGGGTGTTCAGCCTTGCCATCCAGAGCATCGGCATGACATGCGCCTCGCTCACCATTCTTTACATGAAAACGAAAATCGACTGGCGCGTTATACGCTGGTGCGCGCCTGCGGGCATCGCAGGCATCGTCTTCAGCACATTCGCCGTCATGCCGTATGTTGCGCCGCCGCTCGTGAAAATCTGCTTCACTGTGATGGTATCGAGCCTGGCGATTGCGTTGTTTTGCATGAACGCCCAGGGCAACATCCAGCGCTACCCGTCGCTTCCGGTGCTGCGCCTGCCCGAAAAGGTGCTGCTGATTGCAGCAGGCTTTGTCGGCGGCATTCTCAGCGGTCTTGTCGGTTGCGGCGAAAATATTGCCGCTTTCGCCGTTACGGTATTGCTGTTCCGCCTGTGTGAAAAAGTGGCCACCCCCACAACGGTCATCCTGATGACGCTGGTGACGTTGGTCGGCTTTGCGCTGCATGTGTTTATTGTCGGCGATTTCACGCCCGTGGTGCAGGGATACTGGCTTGCGGCGGTTCCGATCGTCTGCATCGGCGCGCCGCTTGGTGCCGTCATATGTTCGCGGATGTCGCGCCGCGCGATCGTCAATTTCCTGATTGGCCTGATCAGCCTGGAATTCCTCACAACGGCCTGGATTATCCCGATGTCGCCTGCCGTGCTGGCGACCGCCGGTACGACGCTGTTGCTGTGCGGTTGGCTGAACTGGAAAATGTGCCGTACGGATATTTACACTTCACGGACGCGTCAGTCCGGCACGCAGGAAAACTTGCTCGCGCTAACTTGA
- the rimM gene encoding 16S rRNA processing protein RimM, whose amino-acid sequence MAEIVGVHGIRGFVKVKAFTENPDLLAEGPPLCDSTGEKTFTFTSFQQHGNIFLAQLEGVSDRNAAEKLRGTKLYAPRASLPKIKDKNTYYHTDLIGMTAYSEKRDVIGRVLAVANFGAGDLLEIKPPKGASFYLPFTGKVVPHVDIDKKEMTVDVPHGLLD is encoded by the coding sequence ATGGCCGAAATCGTCGGCGTGCATGGCATCCGTGGTTTCGTGAAGGTCAAGGCCTTTACCGAAAACCCGGACTTGCTCGCGGAGGGGCCGCCGCTTTGTGATTCAACAGGCGAGAAGACCTTCACTTTCACCTCGTTCCAACAGCACGGGAATATTTTCCTGGCGCAGCTGGAGGGGGTTTCCGACCGCAACGCGGCGGAAAAACTGCGCGGCACCAAATTATACGCGCCGCGCGCGTCACTGCCGAAGATCAAAGACAAAAACACCTATTACCACACCGACCTGATCGGCATGACCGCCTATAGCGAAAAGCGCGACGTCATCGGCCGCGTGCTGGCCGTCGCCAATTTCGGCGCGGGCGATTTGCTGGAAATAAAACCGCCGAAAGGCGCAAGTTTCTACCTGCCCTTCACGGGCAAGGTCGTGCCGCATGTCGATATCGACAAAAAAGAAATGACCGTGGATGTGCCGCACGGCCTGCTGGATTAG